One Paraburkholderia dioscoreae DNA segment encodes these proteins:
- the mnmC gene encoding bifunctional tRNA (5-methylaminomethyl-2-thiouridine)(34)-methyltransferase MnmD/FAD-dependent 5-carboxymethylaminomethyl-2-thiouridine(34) oxidoreductase MnmC — MTDPLIPAVLAFRDNGTPFSPLYDDIYHSAVGGLEQAHYVFLRGNALPERWQGRRIFTVLETGFGMGINFLVTWAAWRADSSRCERLHFVSTEKHPFTVDDLRKVYAATISDPEIADLAQALADVWPMLVPGTHRLEFEEGRVVLTLVFADAQDSVPALRLRADAFYLDGFAPARNPELWTPAIFKALARLAGEGATFATYSSAGDIKRALTQCGFEYRKVDGFGWKRAMLVGHFAPRWRVRRHEPPAALVVDERHAVVIGTGLAGCAVIERLAARGWRVTSLERHAAVAQEASGNPAGVFHPMISRDDSVASRVTRAGFLYSLRHWAALERLGHGPSRGSKGLLQIAADDEEALSISEAIAAAGYPSEYVTSVPADEAQRLAGMPLAHGGWFFPYGGWIDPASLCAAQCAAAGSLLERRFGVDVARVERAGGQWIIVDTAGQVVARAPVVIVASAHDAARIAGLQHAPTRSIRGQLTLLPAGMVRPPLELPVIGEGYAVPLANGVTLTGATYELDDSDTSLRADGHLENLARVAQMLPAFAGIVDRSESAALAGRVAFRCVTSDRMPMIGQLADETLAARDTQRLRGAWPLDLPRTDGLYGAFAYGSRGLVWAALGAELIASQLEGEPWPLERDLAEDIDPARFLLRALRQGTVR; from the coding sequence ATGACTGATCCGCTGATCCCCGCCGTCCTCGCTTTTCGCGACAACGGCACGCCTTTTTCGCCGCTCTACGACGACATCTATCACAGCGCCGTGGGTGGTCTCGAACAGGCTCACTACGTTTTCCTGCGAGGCAATGCACTACCCGAGCGGTGGCAAGGCCGTCGCATTTTCACCGTGCTCGAAACCGGCTTCGGCATGGGCATCAACTTTCTGGTGACCTGGGCCGCGTGGCGCGCAGATTCCTCACGCTGCGAGCGACTCCATTTCGTCTCGACTGAGAAACATCCGTTTACCGTCGACGATTTACGCAAAGTGTATGCGGCGACGATTTCCGATCCGGAGATCGCGGACCTGGCGCAAGCGCTCGCGGATGTCTGGCCGATGCTCGTCCCCGGCACGCATCGGCTTGAATTCGAGGAGGGGCGCGTCGTACTCACGCTCGTTTTTGCCGACGCACAGGACAGCGTGCCGGCCTTGAGGCTGCGCGCCGATGCGTTCTACCTCGACGGTTTCGCGCCGGCCAGGAATCCCGAACTCTGGACTCCTGCGATCTTCAAGGCGCTCGCGCGGCTGGCCGGCGAGGGTGCCACATTCGCCACCTACAGCAGCGCCGGCGACATCAAACGCGCGTTGACCCAGTGCGGTTTTGAATACCGCAAGGTGGACGGTTTCGGCTGGAAACGCGCGATGCTGGTCGGCCACTTCGCGCCGCGCTGGCGCGTGCGGCGTCATGAGCCGCCCGCGGCGCTCGTGGTCGACGAACGGCATGCCGTGGTGATCGGCACGGGCCTCGCCGGCTGCGCGGTGATCGAGCGGCTGGCCGCGCGCGGCTGGCGCGTCACGTCGCTCGAACGGCATGCAGCCGTTGCTCAGGAAGCGTCCGGCAATCCGGCAGGCGTGTTCCACCCCATGATTTCCCGTGACGACAGCGTCGCCTCACGCGTCACGCGGGCCGGCTTCCTCTATTCGCTCAGGCATTGGGCTGCGCTCGAACGGCTCGGCCACGGACCATCTCGCGGCAGCAAGGGTCTGTTGCAGATCGCCGCGGATGACGAGGAAGCCTTGTCGATCAGCGAAGCGATCGCCGCGGCAGGCTATCCATCGGAGTACGTGACGTCCGTCCCGGCAGACGAAGCTCAACGGCTGGCCGGCATGCCGCTCGCGCACGGCGGCTGGTTCTTTCCGTACGGCGGCTGGATCGATCCTGCATCGCTCTGCGCCGCGCAGTGCGCCGCGGCGGGTTCGTTGCTCGAACGCCGCTTCGGAGTGGACGTCGCGCGGGTCGAGCGGGCGGGCGGTCAGTGGATCATCGTCGACACGGCGGGTCAGGTTGTCGCGCGTGCGCCGGTGGTGATCGTAGCGAGTGCTCACGATGCCGCGCGCATCGCCGGTTTGCAGCACGCGCCGACTCGCAGCATTCGCGGCCAGCTCACGTTACTGCCGGCCGGCATGGTGCGTCCGCCGCTCGAGTTGCCGGTGATTGGCGAAGGCTACGCCGTACCGCTTGCCAACGGCGTCACGCTGACCGGCGCCACCTATGAACTCGACGACTCCGACACGTCGCTTCGCGCGGATGGCCATCTGGAAAACCTGGCGCGCGTCGCGCAGATGTTGCCGGCGTTTGCAGGCATCGTCGATCGCTCCGAGTCGGCGGCGTTGGCTGGGCGCGTCGCGTTCCGTTGCGTCACCAGCGACCGCATGCCGATGATCGGCCAGCTCGCCGACGAAACCCTAGCAGCACGCGACACCCAGCGTCTGCGGGGCGCATGGCCGCTCGATCTGCCGCGCACAGACGGCCTGTACGGCGCGTTTGCCTACGGTTCGCGTGGGCTGGTGTGGGCAGCGCTCGGCGCGGAACTGATCGCCTCGCAACTGGAAGGCGAACCGTGGCCGCTCGAACGGGATCTGGCTGAAGACATCGATCCCGCGCGCTTCCTGTTGCGCGCACTGCGTCAGGGGACGGTGAGATAA
- a CDS encoding HU family DNA-binding protein produces the protein MNKQELIDAVAGQTGASKAQTGETLDTLLEVIKKSVSKGDAVQLIGFGSFGSGKRAARTGRNPKTGETIKIPAAKTVKFTAGKAFKDAVNKR, from the coding sequence ATGAACAAACAGGAACTGATCGACGCCGTCGCTGGACAGACGGGCGCCAGCAAGGCTCAAACCGGTGAAACGCTGGACACGTTGCTTGAAGTGATCAAGAAGTCTGTGTCGAAGGGTGATGCGGTCCAGTTGATCGGCTTCGGCAGCTTCGGTTCGGGCAAGCGGGCAGCACGTACGGGTCGTAACCCCAAGACCGGCGAAACTATCAAGATCCCGGCCGCCAAGACCGTCAAGTTCACGGCTGGTAAGGCGTTCAAAGACGCAGTCAACAAGCGCTAA
- a CDS encoding GTP-binding protein, which produces MNQPLLPVTVLSGFLGAGKTTLLNHILANRAGLRVAVIVNDLAAVNIDATLVRDAAALSHVEEQLVELSNGCICCTLRDDLRVEIKRLAAEQRFDAILIESTGVAEPMPIAETFTFVDDEGASLSDVARLDTMVTVVDAFNFLRDYGSADALAERGIAASEEDDRTLVELLIEQIEFCDVLVVNKADLVSADELTRLQRILGRINPRAVQVVARFGEVPLAQVLNTGRFDFDEASSAPGWLASLNHEHDHEHGHAHHGEADEFGIGNFIYRARRPFHPERLWALLHQEWKGVLRSKGFFWLATRNDIAGSLSQAGGACRHGPAGMWWAAQDRSEWPDGDDELAAEIAADWYGDPDDLSIGDRRQELVMIGVGIDPAVWTAKFDACLLTDEEYAQGPQAWAKLADPFPAWDFDEDDHDHDHDGHGDIVHRHD; this is translated from the coding sequence ATGAACCAGCCGCTACTGCCCGTCACCGTGCTCTCCGGTTTTCTGGGCGCCGGCAAGACCACGCTCCTGAATCACATTCTCGCGAATCGCGCCGGTTTGCGCGTGGCCGTGATCGTCAACGATCTGGCCGCCGTTAATATCGATGCGACACTCGTGCGCGACGCCGCCGCGCTTTCTCACGTCGAGGAGCAACTCGTCGAGTTGTCGAACGGCTGCATCTGCTGCACGCTGCGCGACGATTTGAGGGTCGAGATCAAGCGTCTCGCGGCCGAGCAACGCTTCGACGCGATCCTGATCGAGTCGACCGGCGTGGCCGAACCCATGCCGATCGCCGAAACCTTCACCTTCGTCGACGACGAAGGTGCGTCGCTGTCCGACGTCGCGCGACTCGACACGATGGTGACCGTGGTCGATGCATTCAACTTCCTGCGCGACTACGGTTCGGCCGACGCGCTCGCCGAGCGCGGCATCGCGGCGAGCGAAGAAGACGACCGCACGCTTGTGGAGTTGCTGATCGAGCAGATCGAATTCTGCGACGTGCTGGTGGTGAACAAGGCGGACCTGGTCAGCGCGGACGAACTCACGCGCCTGCAGCGCATTCTCGGCCGGATCAACCCGCGCGCGGTGCAGGTGGTCGCCCGCTTCGGCGAGGTGCCGCTCGCGCAGGTGCTGAACACCGGCCGCTTCGATTTCGACGAGGCATCGAGCGCGCCGGGCTGGCTGGCGTCGCTCAATCATGAGCATGACCACGAGCACGGTCACGCCCATCACGGTGAAGCGGACGAATTCGGCATCGGCAATTTCATTTACCGCGCGCGCCGGCCGTTTCACCCAGAACGCCTGTGGGCGCTGCTGCATCAGGAGTGGAAGGGCGTTCTGCGCAGCAAGGGCTTCTTCTGGCTGGCCACGCGTAACGATATCGCCGGTTCGCTCTCGCAGGCGGGCGGTGCTTGCCGGCACGGCCCGGCGGGCATGTGGTGGGCCGCTCAGGATCGCAGCGAATGGCCCGACGGCGACGACGAACTGGCCGCCGAAATCGCCGCGGACTGGTATGGCGACCCGGACGATCTGAGTATTGGCGACCGTCGCCAGGAACTGGTCATGATCGGTGTCGGCATCGATCCGGCTGTCTGGACCGCTAAGTTCGACGCTTGCCTGTTGACCGATGAGGAATACGCGCAGGGACCGCAAGCCTGGGCGAAGCTCGCCGATCCGTTCCCGGCCTGGGACTTCGACGAAGATGATCACGATCACGATCACGATGGTCACGGTGATATAGTGCATCGCCACGACTAA
- a CDS encoding lytic transglycosylase domain-containing protein, with amino-acid sequence MKRSFVTVTAGLAVLIAAGSAHADCFDEAARYQKVNPLILRAIAWQESHNRPDAQHKNANGSIDYGVMQINSVHLPTLAQYGISQGTLMEPCKNVYIAAWHLRRQMNKYGNTWQAIGAYHSETPALRDKYAQQIVAILRKWNLMPAAR; translated from the coding sequence ATGAAACGCTCCTTCGTCACTGTCACTGCGGGACTTGCCGTGCTGATCGCAGCAGGGTCGGCGCACGCCGATTGCTTTGACGAAGCCGCCAGGTATCAGAAGGTCAACCCCCTGATTCTGCGCGCAATCGCGTGGCAGGAGTCGCATAATCGGCCCGACGCGCAACATAAGAACGCCAACGGCTCGATCGACTACGGCGTCATGCAGATCAATTCCGTCCATCTGCCCACGCTCGCTCAGTACGGCATCTCGCAAGGCACACTCATGGAGCCGTGCAAGAACGTCTATATCGCGGCATGGCATCTGCGCCGCCAGATGAACAAGTACGGCAACACCTGGCAGGCCATCGGCGCATATCATTCAGAAACCCCGGCACTGCGGGACAAGTACGCGCAGCAGATCGTCGCGATCCTGCGCAAGTGGAATCTGATGCCGGCTGCGCGCTGA
- the gspD gene encoding type II secretion system secretin GspD has translation MVLRRVATALLVAGLITAQTAQAQVTLNFVNADIDQVAKAIGAATGKTIIVDPRVKGQLNLVSENAVPEDQALKTLQSALRMQGFALVQDHGVLKVVPEADAKLQGVPTYVGNAPTARGDQVVTQVFVLKNESANNLLPVLRPLISPNNTVAAYPANNTIVVTDYADNVRRIAQIIAGVDTAAGQSVSVVQLKNANAIDIATQLSKMLDPGSIGSTDATLKVSITADPRTNSLLIRASNGARLAAAKQLAKELDTPTTMPGNIHVVPLRNADATRLAKTLRGMFGKGGDTGSSANSNDANSFNQNGGGGLGGNNSTGTSGTPPLPSGGLGSGSMASPMGGGGGYGAGGGSNSGGLLGNDKDKSDDNQAGGMIQADAATNSLIVTAAEPVYRNLRAVIDQLDARRAQVYLEALIVELNSNTSGNLGIQWQVANNSIFAGTNLQTGSSNSIVNLTAGAVAAGAAGAATGGLASAIGTQGLQQGLNIGWIHNIFGVQGLGALLQALSQTADANVLSTPNLITLDNEEAKIVVGTNVPIQTGSYSNLTSSTATSAFNTYDRVDVGLTLHVKPQITDGGILKLQLYTEDSAIVTGTTNATTNPAGPEFTKRSIQSTVLADNGEIIVLGGLMQDNYQVSNSKVPLLGDIPWIGQLFRSEQKTRNKTNLMVFLRPVIISDRGTAQAVTSNRYDYIQGVQGAYRQDNNLMKDNDDPVVPPMPIGPSQGGSPEMNLFDLDKMRRQKMAPAPANGGAATNGAAATTGTPLQSSPATVGPAVQSSPITVSPSTASPGVRP, from the coding sequence ATGGTTTTGCGTCGCGTCGCAACGGCGCTGCTGGTGGCTGGCTTGATCACCGCGCAGACGGCACAGGCACAGGTGACACTCAACTTCGTCAACGCCGACATCGACCAGGTGGCCAAGGCGATCGGCGCGGCAACCGGTAAAACGATCATCGTCGACCCGCGTGTGAAAGGTCAGTTGAATCTCGTGTCGGAAAATGCGGTGCCTGAAGATCAGGCGCTGAAGACCTTGCAGTCCGCGCTGCGCATGCAGGGCTTCGCGCTGGTGCAGGACCACGGCGTGCTGAAAGTCGTGCCCGAGGCCGATGCCAAGCTGCAAGGCGTGCCGACCTACGTCGGCAACGCGCCTACCGCGCGCGGCGACCAGGTGGTCACGCAGGTGTTCGTGCTGAAGAACGAATCGGCCAACAATCTGCTGCCGGTGCTGCGCCCGCTGATCTCGCCGAACAACACCGTGGCGGCCTACCCCGCCAACAACACGATCGTAGTCACCGACTACGCCGACAACGTGCGGCGTATTGCGCAGATCATCGCGGGTGTGGACACGGCGGCGGGCCAGTCGGTATCAGTGGTGCAACTGAAGAACGCGAATGCGATCGACATCGCCACGCAACTCTCCAAGATGCTCGATCCGGGTTCGATCGGCAGCACCGATGCGACGTTGAAGGTTTCGATCACGGCCGATCCGCGCACCAACTCGCTGCTGATCCGCGCGTCGAACGGCGCGCGTCTCGCGGCGGCCAAGCAGCTGGCGAAGGAACTCGACACGCCGACCACGATGCCCGGCAACATCCACGTCGTGCCGCTGCGCAACGCGGACGCGACGAGACTCGCCAAGACCTTGCGCGGCATGTTCGGCAAAGGCGGCGATACGGGCTCGTCGGCGAACTCGAACGACGCGAATTCGTTCAACCAGAACGGCGGTGGCGGGTTGGGCGGCAACAATTCGACCGGCACGTCGGGTACGCCGCCGTTGCCGTCGGGTGGTCTGGGCAGTGGCTCGATGGCGTCGCCGATGGGCGGCGGGGGCGGCTACGGCGCGGGCGGGGGTTCCAATTCCGGCGGCCTGCTAGGTAACGACAAGGACAAGAGCGACGACAATCAGGCGGGCGGCATGATCCAGGCGGATGCCGCAACCAACTCGCTGATCGTCACGGCGGCCGAGCCGGTGTACCGCAACCTGCGGGCTGTGATCGACCAGCTCGACGCACGTCGCGCGCAGGTTTATCTCGAGGCGTTGATCGTCGAGTTGAACTCGAACACGAGCGGCAACCTCGGCATTCAGTGGCAGGTCGCGAACAATTCGATCTTCGCCGGCACCAATCTGCAGACCGGCAGCAGCAACAGCATCGTCAATCTGACGGCGGGCGCCGTCGCGGCCGGGGCAGCCGGTGCGGCCACCGGTGGTCTCGCTAGCGCGATCGGCACCCAGGGTCTCCAGCAGGGCCTCAATATCGGCTGGATCCACAACATTTTCGGTGTGCAGGGACTCGGAGCGCTGCTGCAGGCGCTGTCGCAGACCGCCGACGCGAACGTGCTGTCCACGCCTAACCTCATAACGCTCGACAACGAAGAAGCCAAGATCGTCGTCGGCACCAATGTGCCGATCCAGACGGGTTCGTATTCGAATCTCACGAGCTCGACCGCTACCTCGGCGTTCAACACTTACGATCGCGTGGACGTGGGCCTGACGCTGCACGTCAAGCCGCAAATCACCGACGGCGGCATTCTCAAGCTGCAGCTCTATACGGAAGACTCGGCGATCGTGACCGGCACCACCAACGCCACGACCAATCCGGCGGGCCCGGAATTCACCAAGCGTTCGATCCAGTCGACGGTGCTGGCCGATAACGGCGAGATCATCGTGCTGGGCGGCCTGATGCAGGACAACTATCAGGTCAGCAACAGCAAGGTGCCGCTGCTCGGCGATATTCCGTGGATCGGCCAACTGTTCCGCTCGGAACAGAAGACCCGCAACAAGACCAACCTGATGGTGTTTTTGCGCCCGGTGATCATCAGCGATCGTGGTACGGCCCAGGCCGTGACGTCGAATCGCTACGACTACATTCAGGGCGTGCAGGGCGCGTACAGGCAGGACAATAACCTGATGAAGGACAATGACGACCCGGTGGTGCCGCCCATGCCGATCGGTCCGAGCCAGGGTGGTTCGCCCGAGATGAATCTGTTCGATCTCGACAAGATGCGCCGGCAGAAGATGGCGCCTGCGCCGGCTAACGGCGGTGCTGCCACGAACGGCGCGGCGGCCACTACCGGTACTCCCCTACAGAGCAGTCCTGCTACCGTTGGGCCTGCCGTGCAGAGCAGCCCGATCACCGTGTCGCCTTCCACTGCTTCGCCCGGAGTGCGGCCGTGA
- the gspE gene encoding type II secretion system ATPase GspE, with protein MSTPSMPPSASASLAATRTGAAAQATVIPSAGATEHAGREAPSAIAARLVPYGFARAGQILVAHQHADSLEVWISERTSDAALSEVARNFGAVSIVRLPADELAQAINQAYARQDGSAAQVVGEVEGEVDLSRLMQDIPEVEDLLESEDDAPIIRMINALLTQAAREQASDIHIEPFETSSVVRFRVDGTLRDVVRPKKALHGALISRIKIMAQLDIAEKRLPQDGRITLRVGGRPVDVRVSTLPTGHGERAVLRLLEKDASRLNLEALGMAPDTLVKFDKLIGRPHGIVLVTGPTGSGKTTTLYAAMSRLETATTNIMTVEDPIEYDLSGIGQTQVNERIGMTFARALRSILRQDPDVIMIGEIRDLETAQIAVQASLTGHLVLATLHTNDAASAVTRLTDMGVEPYLLASSLLGVLAQRLVRRLCPVCREERVEEDGSVRWHPVGCERCGHSGYAGRRGVYELLLIDDHIRTLVHRNAADAEILTAGRAQGMRTLREDADRWLASGLTSLEEVIRVTGGA; from the coding sequence GTGAGTACGCCGTCCATGCCGCCGTCAGCGTCCGCGTCGCTGGCAGCAACGCGAACCGGTGCTGCGGCACAAGCCACGGTAATTCCGTCCGCGGGCGCGACGGAGCATGCCGGACGCGAGGCGCCGTCGGCGATCGCCGCGCGGCTCGTGCCGTACGGTTTTGCGCGTGCCGGCCAGATTCTGGTCGCGCATCAGCATGCGGACAGCCTCGAAGTCTGGATCAGCGAACGCACGAGCGACGCCGCGCTTTCCGAAGTGGCGCGCAACTTCGGCGCCGTGTCGATCGTACGTCTGCCCGCCGACGAACTCGCGCAGGCGATCAACCAGGCGTACGCGCGCCAGGACGGCAGCGCTGCGCAAGTGGTGGGCGAAGTGGAAGGCGAAGTCGATCTTTCGCGGCTCATGCAGGACATTCCCGAGGTGGAAGATCTGCTGGAGTCGGAAGACGACGCGCCAATCATCCGCATGATCAACGCGCTGCTCACGCAAGCGGCGCGCGAACAGGCGTCGGATATTCATATCGAGCCGTTCGAGACTTCTTCTGTGGTGCGCTTTCGCGTGGACGGCACGCTGCGCGATGTGGTGCGCCCGAAGAAAGCGCTGCACGGCGCGCTGATTTCGCGGATCAAGATCATGGCGCAGCTCGACATTGCCGAAAAGCGCTTGCCGCAGGACGGCCGCATCACGCTGCGAGTGGGTGGCCGCCCGGTCGACGTGCGCGTCTCGACGCTGCCGACCGGCCACGGCGAACGCGCGGTGCTGCGTTTGTTGGAGAAAGACGCATCGCGCCTGAATCTCGAAGCGCTCGGCATGGCGCCAGACACGCTCGTCAAGTTCGACAAGCTGATCGGCAGGCCGCACGGCATCGTGCTGGTGACCGGGCCGACCGGCTCCGGTAAAACGACCACGCTGTATGCGGCGATGTCGCGGCTCGAAACGGCGACCACGAACATCATGACGGTCGAAGACCCGATCGAATACGACCTGTCCGGCATCGGCCAGACGCAGGTCAACGAGCGGATCGGCATGACTTTCGCGCGGGCGCTGCGCTCGATTCTGCGGCAGGATCCGGACGTCATCATGATCGGTGAAATCCGCGACCTGGAGACCGCGCAGATCGCGGTGCAGGCCTCGTTGACGGGCCACCTCGTGCTCGCCACGCTGCACACCAACGACGCGGCCTCCGCCGTGACGCGTCTGACCGACATGGGCGTGGAGCCGTATCTGCTGGCGTCGTCGCTGCTCGGCGTGCTGGCGCAGCGGCTCGTGCGGCGTCTGTGCCCGGTGTGTCGCGAAGAGCGTGTGGAGGAAGACGGCAGCGTACGCTGGCATCCGGTCGGTTGCGAGCGGTGCGGCCACTCCGGTTATGCGGGACGTCGCGGCGTCTACGAACTGCTGCTGATCGACGACCACATCCGCACGCTGGTTCACCGCAACGCGGCCGATGCGGAAATCCTCACCGCCGGCCGCGCGCAAGGCATGCGCACGCTGCGCGAGGATGCGGACCGCTGGCTCGCTTCCGGGCTGACATCGCTCGAAGAAGTGATCCGCGTGACGGGCGGAGCATAA
- the gspF gene encoding type II secretion system inner membrane protein GspF, whose product MPAFRFEAIDAAGKAQKGVLDADSARGARTNLRSQGLTPLVVEPAATRTRGERNQRLSLGRRLSQREQAILTRQLASLLIAGLPLDEALSVLTEQSERDYIRELMASIRAEVLGGHSLANALTQHPKDFPEIYRALVAAGEHTGKLGLVLSRLADYIEQRNALKQKIVLAFTYPAIVTLIAFGIVTFLLSYVVPQVVNVFASTKQQLPFLTITMMALSGFVRNWWWAMLIGVVVLMYLVRSILKQPGARLAFDRWLLTAPLLGKLVRGYNTVRFASTLGILTAAGVPILRALQAAAETLSNNAMRENIDDAIVRVREGTSLSRALGNTKTFPPVLVHLIRSGEATGDVTTMLDRAADGEARELERRTMFLTSLLEPLLILAMGGVVLVIVLAVMLPIIELNNLVQ is encoded by the coding sequence ATGCCGGCATTTCGTTTCGAAGCGATCGACGCGGCGGGCAAGGCACAAAAAGGCGTGCTCGACGCAGACAGCGCGCGCGGCGCGCGGACCAATCTGCGTTCGCAGGGACTGACGCCGCTCGTTGTCGAACCGGCGGCTACGCGTACGCGCGGCGAGCGCAATCAACGGCTGTCGCTGGGGCGGCGTTTGTCGCAACGCGAGCAGGCGATCCTGACGCGCCAGCTCGCCAGCCTGCTGATCGCGGGCCTGCCGCTCGACGAAGCGCTCTCGGTGCTGACCGAGCAATCGGAGCGCGACTACATTCGCGAACTGATGGCGTCGATCCGCGCGGAAGTGCTCGGCGGCCATTCGCTCGCCAATGCGCTGACGCAGCATCCGAAAGACTTCCCCGAGATCTACCGCGCGCTGGTCGCGGCCGGTGAACATACCGGCAAGCTCGGTCTGGTGCTGTCGCGGCTCGCCGACTATATCGAGCAACGCAATGCGCTGAAGCAGAAGATCGTGCTCGCGTTCACGTATCCGGCGATCGTCACGCTCATCGCCTTCGGCATCGTCACGTTTCTGTTGAGCTACGTGGTGCCGCAGGTGGTGAACGTGTTCGCCAGCACCAAGCAGCAACTGCCCTTCCTCACCATCACGATGATGGCGCTGTCCGGGTTCGTGCGGAACTGGTGGTGGGCGATGTTGATCGGCGTGGTCGTGCTGATGTATCTGGTGCGCTCGATTCTGAAGCAGCCCGGCGCGCGCCTCGCTTTCGACCGCTGGCTGCTCACTGCCCCGCTGCTCGGCAAACTCGTGCGCGGCTACAACACCGTGCGCTTTGCGAGCACGCTCGGCATTCTGACCGCGGCTGGCGTGCCGATTCTGCGCGCGCTGCAAGCCGCCGCCGAAACGCTCAGCAACAACGCCATGCGCGAGAACATCGACGACGCAATCGTGCGCGTTCGCGAGGGCACGTCGTTGTCGCGCGCGCTCGGCAATACGAAGACGTTTCCGCCGGTGCTGGTTCACCTGATCCGTTCGGGCGAAGCGACCGGCGACGTGACCACGATGCTCGACCGCGCGGCCGACGGCGAAGCGCGCGAGCTGGAACGCCGCACGATGTTCCTGACGAGTCTGCTGGAGCCGTTGCTGATTCTGGCGATGGGTGGCGTGGTGCTGGTGATCGTGCTGGCGGTGATGCTGCCGATCATCGAATTGAACAACCTGGTGCAGTAA
- a CDS encoding type II secretion system protein N, whose protein sequence is MNAIQIRLLSLALFAVFCATLTYWVITLSTMSGAPLPAAAAHAQVSTDQAATLFGGQLTRSANQDVRLFGILALREGAAAIVSVGGEPPHAVSLGSALMQGAKLSEVRARSIIIDRNGAHSEVFLPANPAGPTIYVR, encoded by the coding sequence ATGAACGCCATCCAAATCCGCCTTCTGTCGCTCGCGCTGTTCGCCGTGTTCTGCGCGACGCTGACCTATTGGGTCATCACGCTCAGCACGATGTCCGGTGCGCCCTTGCCCGCCGCCGCCGCGCATGCGCAGGTCTCGACCGACCAGGCCGCCACGCTGTTCGGCGGCCAGCTCACGCGCAGCGCCAACCAGGACGTGCGGCTGTTCGGCATCCTCGCGTTGCGGGAAGGCGCCGCGGCTATCGTCAGCGTCGGCGGCGAACCACCGCATGCGGTGTCGCTCGGCAGCGCGCTGATGCAAGGCGCCAAACTCTCCGAGGTCCGCGCCCGCTCGATCATCATCGACCGCAATGGCGCGCACTCCGAAGTGTTCCTGCCGGCCAACCCCGCCGGTCCCACGATCTACGTGCGCTGA
- the gspG gene encoding type II secretion system major pseudopilin GspG, whose translation MQLSSTRRHEIAGPRSRRQRGFTLIEIMVVIAILGILAALIVPKIMSRPDEARRVAAKQDIGTVMQALKLYRLDNGRYPTQEQGLRALIEKPSTDPVPNNWKDGGYLERLPNDPWGNAYQYLNPGVHGEIDVFSYGADGKAGGEGNDADVGSWQ comes from the coding sequence ATGCAACTGTCGAGCACTCGCCGTCATGAAATCGCGGGTCCGCGTAGCCGTCGTCAGCGCGGTTTCACGCTGATCGAAATCATGGTCGTGATCGCGATTCTGGGCATTCTGGCCGCGTTGATCGTGCCGAAGATCATGAGCCGTCCCGACGAGGCGCGGCGTGTGGCCGCCAAGCAGGACATCGGCACGGTCATGCAGGCGCTGAAACTCTACCGTCTCGACAACGGCCGTTATCCGACCCAGGAGCAAGGCCTGCGCGCGCTGATCGAAAAGCCGAGCACGGACCCCGTGCCGAACAACTGGAAGGACGGCGGTTATCTCGAACGTCTGCCGAACGATCCGTGGGGTAACGCGTATCAGTATCTGAATCCGGGTGTGCACGGCGAGATCGACGTGTTCAGTTATGGCGCGGACGGCAAGGCGGGTGGCGAAGGCAACGATGCCGACGTGGGCTCGTGGCAGTAG
- a CDS encoding GspH/FimT family pseudopilin, whose translation MASLPRAACAGARFHGVRRSRGASAYGGRKRAAGFTLLEMLVVLVIAGLLVSLTALTITRNPRTDLNEEAQRLALLFESAGDEAQVRARPIAWQPVEGGFRFDLRTEDGWRPLRDDLLGPRHWEGGVTGVSINYPGSDTQPSRLVFGTEAIDVPVQITLFSAVGSATIVGTGNGRYEVH comes from the coding sequence ATGGCTTCGTTGCCGCGCGCGGCGTGTGCCGGCGCGCGTTTTCATGGCGTGCGCCGCTCACGTGGCGCGAGCGCGTACGGCGGCCGCAAACGCGCGGCGGGTTTCACGCTGCTGGAAATGCTGGTGGTGCTGGTGATTGCGGGCCTGCTGGTGTCCTTGACCGCGCTGACGATCACGCGCAATCCGCGCACCGACCTCAACGAAGAAGCACAGCGTCTCGCGTTGCTCTTCGAATCGGCCGGCGACGAAGCGCAGGTGCGCGCGCGGCCGATCGCCTGGCAACCGGTCGAAGGCGGCTTCCGTTTCGACCTGCGTACCGAAGACGGCTGGCGTCCGCTGCGTGACGATCTGCTTGGGCCGCGTCACTGGGAAGGCGGCGTGACAGGCGTGAGCATCAATTATCCCGGCTCGGATACGCAACCCAGCCGGCTCGTATTCGGTACCGAGGCGATCGACGTGCCGGTGCAGATCACGCTGTTTTCGGCAGTCGGGAGCGCGACGATTGTCGGCACCGGCAATGGCCGCTACGAGGTGCATTGA